The following proteins are encoded in a genomic region of Bacteroidia bacterium:
- a CDS encoding histidine kinase, with protein sequence MSQILRSNLWNAGVLLWVCWMCWEIHQYLPIDISGNIPGTDWIHWIKKDNQIISKEVLYPAKVHESWHIVYPERGSSIKAFDYQNVIDIELLQKLVRNTPVGSYRVYSLAQPESPQNIQTKLIQIHSKPLLEPISSELSWNIRLSLYCILLVGGAMLIALQYPFLRYQPETFTPLYIQTWVFTILISLHGLQLGLCLTDLPVQFAWIWPFLLVLQYILIFILTTVWQWNLLPKWQFGYDLLIWGALGGVGVYFWMNNRFLAIEPIFVRIVVGFSAWKQLQFLSSLTKPKSKLIFGAALLLAAFFIAILTMCSVDFGGDFYQYLEQSHPLTYAFLLAGGMGRVIRFGNIRRVLIQSGAVLVASIIILFIWVGIHKLLKQINLSDDSGVIDIVLLILLLILVERVFLSGNPKGWDSILDKLQLSDSKKWEQFLAEIPKTLNKKTLIGDSCNKIQYLLDAESTQIILKDENSADLTAIFQDIQEWKDDSHWSAISALSTQDLPTKAAPLYFQQKNYVLVLPIRFSSGIAGFLALGKKRMGEYSITDLSYLKQATKSIQSFLEIIQLLEKEETLSKKNLEAELTALRAKINPHFLFNTLNSISELIHTAPDQAEDIVQKLAFVFRHTLEFSSQNFVTLESELQLVQNYLEIEKMRFGERLSFSIDTNSDANECLIPSIMIQTLVENCVKHGISKLVKQGVITLRFWVEEGVLLGKVTDNGPGIDKSRVKKGNGLNNVLTRLETLFPGQNTIQFENTNQGTVVLFSIPQQSES encoded by the coding sequence ATGAGCCAAATATTGCGTTCAAACTTATGGAACGCGGGAGTTTTGCTCTGGGTATGCTGGATGTGCTGGGAAATACATCAGTATTTACCAATAGATATTTCTGGAAATATACCGGGTACAGATTGGATACATTGGATAAAAAAAGACAACCAAATAATTTCTAAGGAGGTACTCTATCCGGCCAAAGTCCATGAATCATGGCATATAGTTTATCCTGAACGTGGTAGTTCTATCAAAGCATTTGATTATCAAAATGTTATTGATATAGAACTGTTGCAAAAGCTGGTTCGAAATACACCGGTAGGTAGCTATCGGGTATATTCACTTGCGCAGCCTGAATCCCCTCAAAATATCCAAACCAAACTTATTCAGATACACTCTAAACCCTTATTAGAGCCAATTTCGAGTGAATTAAGTTGGAATATTCGGCTGTCTTTATACTGTATCTTGCTCGTTGGAGGGGCAATGCTTATTGCTTTACAATATCCTTTTTTAAGATACCAGCCGGAAACCTTTACTCCACTGTATATTCAAACATGGGTATTCACAATATTGATAAGCCTACATGGCTTACAATTAGGGCTTTGCCTAACTGATTTACCGGTGCAATTTGCTTGGATATGGCCTTTTTTGCTGGTATTACAATATATTTTGATATTTATTTTAACCACAGTTTGGCAATGGAACTTGCTACCTAAATGGCAGTTTGGATATGATTTACTTATTTGGGGAGCTTTAGGTGGGGTCGGAGTATATTTTTGGATGAACAACCGGTTTTTAGCAATAGAGCCAATTTTTGTACGAATTGTGGTTGGTTTTTCAGCATGGAAACAGTTGCAGTTTTTAAGTTCACTAACAAAGCCAAAATCTAAGTTAATCTTTGGGGCGGCTTTGCTTTTAGCGGCATTTTTTATTGCGATATTGACAATGTGTTCTGTTGATTTTGGGGGAGATTTTTATCAATATTTAGAGCAATCCCATCCTTTGACGTATGCTTTTCTGTTGGCAGGCGGTATGGGGCGCGTTATCCGTTTTGGTAATATCCGGCGCGTTTTGATACAATCCGGCGCAGTGTTGGTGGCATCTATTATCATTTTGTTCATTTGGGTAGGTATTCATAAGTTATTGAAACAGATAAACTTATCCGATGATAGCGGAGTAATAGACATCGTTTTACTGATACTATTACTGATTTTGGTAGAGCGTGTATTTTTAAGCGGAAACCCTAAAGGCTGGGATTCTATCTTGGATAAATTACAGTTATCTGACTCCAAAAAATGGGAACAGTTTTTGGCTGAAATTCCCAAAACACTGAATAAAAAGACACTTATTGGGGATTCCTGCAATAAAATCCAGTATTTGTTGGATGCAGAAAGTACCCAAATTATCTTGAAAGATGAAAATAGTGCTGATTTAACAGCTATATTTCAGGATATTCAAGAATGGAAAGATGATTCGCATTGGTCGGCTATTTCGGCGCTATCTACACAAGATTTACCCACAAAAGCAGCCCCATTATATTTCCAACAAAAAAATTATGTATTAGTTTTACCTATACGATTTAGCTCCGGAATAGCAGGATTTTTAGCATTAGGGAAAAAACGTATGGGTGAATATTCCATAACAGACTTAAGTTATTTAAAACAAGCGACTAAATCCATTCAATCTTTTCTGGAAATCATTCAGCTGTTAGAAAAAGAAGAGACCCTGAGTAAGAAAAACTTAGAGGCAGAACTAACAGCTCTACGTGCCAAGATTAATCCCCATTTTCTGTTCAACACATTAAATTCAATTTCTGAATTGATTCATACAGCCCCTGACCAAGCCGAAGACATTGTTCAAAAACTTGCCTTTGTTTTTCGGCATACATTGGAGTTTTCATCCCAAAACTTTGTTACATTAGAGTCTGAATTACAATTGGTTCAGAATTATCTTGAGATAGAAAAAATGCGTTTTGGAGAGAGACTTTCTTTTAGCATTGATACAAACAGCGATGCCAATGAATGTTTGATTCCTTCGATAATGATTCAGACTTTGGTAGAAAATTGCGTAAAGCACGGTATTTCTAAGTTGGTAAAGCAAGGTGTCATTACCCTAAGATTTTGGGTTGAAGAGGGCGTTTTGTTGGGAAAAGTTACTGATAATGGCCCCGGAATAGATAAAAGCAGAGTAAAAAAAGGAAATGGATTAAACAACGTTTTAACACGTTTAGAGACACTATTTCCCGGCCAAAATACCATTCAATTTGAAAATACCAATCAGGGAACGGTCGTTTTGTTTTCCATTCCCCAGCAATCAGAAAGCTAA
- a CDS encoding DUF3467 domain-containing protein, whose amino-acid sequence MENKEQQINIELPEEISEGVYSNLAIISHSPTEFIIDFVQVLPGLPKAKVRSRIVTTPSHAKRLLLALSENIDRYEKSFGTINVGQNQENDFPLGGFGGSNTGYA is encoded by the coding sequence ATGGAAAATAAAGAGCAGCAGATAAATATTGAACTACCGGAGGAGATTTCTGAAGGTGTCTATTCTAATTTGGCGATTATATCTCATTCTCCTACCGAATTTATCATAGATTTTGTTCAGGTTTTACCCGGATTGCCCAAAGCAAAAGTTCGTTCACGCATTGTAACTACCCCAAGCCATGCCAAACGATTGTTATTGGCTCTTTCTGAAAATATAGATAGATACGAGAAGAGCTTTGGCACAATTAACGTAGGGCAAAATCAGGAAAATGATTTTCCGTTAGGGGGCTTCGGTGGGTCAAATACCGGCTACGCTTAA
- the lpcA gene encoding D-sedoheptulose 7-phosphate isomerase: protein MAVEMVQAAFDEMADALKRFSTTDSFQKVDIAATIIARAIVGGNRVFSCGNGGSMCDAMHFAEELSGKFRRNRPALPAIAISDPSYLSCVANDFGYQAVFSRYLEAFGKEGDILLTLSTSGNSQNVLEAAKAAQKLGIFVISLTGNDGGRLALQTDLEIRVPHNGYADRIQEIHIKIIHTLIQLIEYKIFGDLNLYNPTSIPKTLQHS from the coding sequence ATGGCTGTTGAAATGGTTCAGGCAGCCTTTGATGAAATGGCTGATGCCCTTAAACGTTTTTCTACTACAGATAGTTTTCAGAAAGTAGATATAGCAGCTACGATTATAGCTCGCGCCATAGTAGGAGGGAATCGAGTTTTTTCCTGCGGAAATGGCGGCTCAATGTGTGATGCAATGCACTTTGCAGAGGAACTCTCCGGAAAATTTCGTAGAAACCGCCCCGCTTTACCGGCAATAGCTATCTCTGACCCCAGCTATCTCTCCTGTGTGGCCAATGACTTCGGATACCAAGCCGTCTTTTCAAGGTACTTAGAGGCATTCGGAAAAGAAGGCGATATTTTACTAACCTTATCAACCAGTGGAAATAGCCAAAATGTCTTAGAAGCGGCAAAAGCAGCCCAAAAACTCGGTATATTTGTTATCTCTCTCACCGGAAATGACGGCGGAAGGCTTGCACTCCAAACTGACTTAGAAATAAGAGTTCCCCATAACGGCTATGCCGATAGAATCCAAGAAATTCATATTAAAATCATTCATACTCTTATTCAACTGATTGAGTATAAAATATTTGGGGACTTAAATCTTTATAACCCCACGTCTATTCCCAAAACATTACAGCATTCATAA
- a CDS encoding response regulator transcription factor, which yields MSKPIRIIIVDDHQIVRDGLRFLISDEPNMTIIAEAENGQDLLDKLAIEQPDIVLLDIRMPVLNGIQVTEKIHRLYPDVKIIILSMHDEEEYITKALQAGAQGYLLKKTGKEELLRAIHTVVGGTNYFSNDVSAKMLSRLMNRKSMNKPMDGHKSSSTKEIPLTSREIEIIRLIVQEYTNAEIAERLTISPRTVDTHRRNLLQKTGVKNTAGLVKFAMMNGLLND from the coding sequence ATGTCAAAACCGATTCGTATTATTATTGTTGATGACCACCAAATTGTCAGAGACGGACTTCGCTTTCTTATTTCTGATGAACCCAATATGACCATTATAGCAGAGGCTGAAAATGGCCAAGATTTATTAGATAAGTTAGCGATTGAGCAGCCGGATATTGTCCTTTTGGATATTCGTATGCCCGTTCTGAATGGAATTCAAGTAACCGAAAAGATTCATAGACTATATCCGGATGTTAAAATCATCATTTTGTCAATGCATGATGAAGAAGAATATATCACAAAAGCATTGCAAGCCGGAGCACAAGGATATTTACTCAAAAAAACAGGTAAAGAAGAGCTTCTTAGAGCAATTCATACCGTAGTGGGGGGCACAAATTACTTTAGTAATGATGTGTCTGCCAAAATGTTAAGCCGGCTAATGAACCGTAAAAGCATGAATAAGCCAATGGATGGCCATAAAAGTTCCTCTACAAAAGAAATCCCCTTAACGTCCCGTGAAATTGAAATCATTCGCTTGATTGTTCAGGAATACACGAATGCAGAAATAGCAGAGCGTTTGACCATAAGCCCGCGTACCGTAGATACCCATAGACGAAACCTATTGCAAAAAACAGGCGTTAAAAATACAGCCGGCCTCGTTAAATTTGCGATGATGAACGGGTTATTAAACGATTAA
- a CDS encoding NAD-dependent epimerase/dehydratase family protein, whose product MRQSGNILVIGACGQLGTELVPYLCARYGSHKIIAADIQKPLAPFPSDFVLLDVLDKQSLGKIIKQYDIQVVYHLAAILSAKGEQDPAFAWKLNMDGLFHVLDTCVELQVKQLFWPSSIAVFGPTTPKTMTPQRCVMEPTSMYGITKLAGERLCEYYFQKKNLDIRSLRYPGLIGCKAAPGGGTTDYAVEIFHHAILYGTYQCFLEPDTYLPMMYMDDAIRATVELMEADPKCISIRSSYNIQGMTFSPAEISKSIQQLLPEFTITYQPDFRQQIADSWPKSLDDTTAQEDWNWKSDFDITKLTQTFLQYLQQNQPTPISKLNN is encoded by the coding sequence ATGCGGCAGTCTGGAAACATTTTAGTCATTGGTGCCTGCGGGCAATTAGGTACAGAACTTGTCCCGTACTTGTGCGCACGTTATGGTAGCCATAAAATTATTGCTGCCGATATTCAGAAACCCTTAGCCCCGTTTCCTTCTGATTTTGTTTTGTTAGACGTTTTGGATAAACAATCTCTGGGAAAAATCATAAAACAGTATGATATTCAAGTAGTTTACCATTTAGCAGCTATTTTATCTGCTAAAGGCGAGCAAGACCCTGCATTTGCATGGAAACTAAATATGGATGGATTGTTTCATGTATTAGACACCTGCGTAGAATTACAAGTAAAGCAACTATTTTGGCCAAGTTCAATAGCCGTATTTGGCCCAACTACACCCAAAACGATGACTCCACAACGCTGCGTGATGGAGCCGACCTCGATGTATGGCATCACGAAGCTGGCCGGAGAACGCCTATGTGAATATTATTTCCAAAAGAAAAATTTAGACATCAGAAGTTTACGCTATCCTGGGCTAATTGGCTGCAAAGCAGCACCCGGCGGCGGCACAACAGATTATGCCGTAGAAATTTTTCACCACGCAATTTTGTATGGAACATACCAGTGCTTCTTAGAACCAGACACTTACCTCCCGATGATGTATATGGATGATGCCATACGCGCTACCGTAGAACTTATGGAGGCTGACCCAAAATGTATATCAATACGCTCCTCCTATAATATTCAAGGAATGACTTTTTCACCTGCCGAAATTTCAAAATCAATTCAGCAGCTACTCCCTGAATTTACAATAACGTATCAGCCAGACTTCCGCCAGCAAATTGCAGACTCATGGCCAAAAAGTTTAGATGACACAACTGCCCAAGAAGATTGGAACTGGAAATCAGATTTTGATATAACTAAGCTAACGCAAACTTTTTTACAGTACCTCCAACAAAACCAACCAACCCCAATAAGTAAATTAAATAACTAA
- a CDS encoding ATP-binding protein codes for MNSSGIKVPCTKSSLALIREYIENSLQSLPIDDIIRNQITLAVDEASANCIIHGNKCDETHSIEVILTFIENEIRVEIFDSAPPYQIQTHQPIPIQEKIKCAAKGGLGISLILKIMDEVDVKDNGFGSTYKLIKRVVLGL; via the coding sequence ATGAACTCATCCGGCATAAAAGTTCCCTGCACAAAGTCCAGCTTAGCTCTTATAAGAGAGTATATAGAAAACTCCCTTCAGAGTTTGCCGATTGATGATATTATCCGAAACCAAATTACGCTGGCTGTTGATGAAGCAAGTGCTAATTGTATTATTCATGGGAACAAATGCGATGAAACCCACTCAATAGAAGTTATTTTGACATTCATAGAGAATGAGATCAGGGTTGAGATTTTTGATTCTGCACCTCCCTACCAGATTCAAACCCACCAGCCTATTCCCATTCAAGAAAAAATAAAATGTGCTGCCAAAGGCGGTCTTGGTATTTCCCTAATTCTCAAAATAATGGATGAGGTAGATGTAAAAGACAACGGATTCGGCAGTACCTATAAACTAATTAAGCGGGTAGTTTTAGGCTTATAG
- a CDS encoding STAS domain-containing protein, giving the protein MTITETLIDKRYVKISLEGELDAASSIQVDEVIQKWLQENTTFFHIDCSNLTYISSAGLGVFMSYVEEINQNGGKMIFSDMSPKVFNVFELLGLNQVMTIVGTVQEAEKYL; this is encoded by the coding sequence ATGACCATAACCGAAACATTAATAGATAAAAGATATGTCAAAATTTCTTTAGAAGGGGAGCTTGACGCTGCTTCTTCTATTCAAGTAGATGAGGTTATACAAAAATGGCTACAAGAAAATACTACATTTTTTCATATTGATTGTAGCAACCTTACCTATATATCCAGTGCCGGATTAGGAGTCTTTATGTCTTATGTAGAAGAAATAAACCAAAACGGCGGAAAAATGATTTTTTCAGATATGAGCCCCAAAGTATTCAATGTATTTGAACTATTAGGGCTTAATCAAGTAATGACAATAGTGGGAACAGTCCAAGAGGCTGAAAAATATTTATAA
- a CDS encoding S41 family peptidase, with amino-acid sequence MKNTRKTLYAIFFGAIFLGIVGFRQQDVYFEIAKNLDILTRLYRELHNNYVDEIEPNQLFREGVEAMLSSLDPYTNYISASEVEDYRFLSTGQYGGIGATIVEKNGSYFITEIYQGTPAQTGGINIGDEIVKIDNEELAKTKLKYEQVRDLLRGQPKTKINVTVKRYKTPQPLSLTLTREEIKVKNVPFSTVFSDKIGYLHLNSFTNDASAEVRSAIESFKNKNPDLKGIILDLRGNPGGLLNEAIQIANLFIPRNEKVVETKGRMEGSNVIYTAKDHPLDINIPLAVLINGQSASASEIVSGVMQDLDRGIIVGQRSYGKGLVQKTVPLSYNSQLKLTTAKYYTPSGRCIQALDYQHRNAAGEAVKIPDSLIHEFKTKNGRIVKDGAGILPDIQTPLVEYHPITKELVEQGIVFEFATQFYYSNPSILPAKDFSITQEVYQQFSQFAHKKGFKYKTKSEEDLINLRESVKKESYHESVKQQLAVLEEQIQKEKENDFTDFQSEIKNILAQEITLRYYLQAGRTENTLAQDTEVQEARKTLLNQERYDKILQKSK; translated from the coding sequence ATGAAGAATACCCGAAAAACCTTATATGCGATTTTCTTTGGGGCTATTTTCTTGGGAATTGTTGGCTTCCGCCAGCAAGATGTCTATTTTGAAATAGCTAAAAACTTAGATATACTAACCCGTTTATACCGTGAACTTCACAATAACTATGTTGATGAAATAGAACCCAATCAATTATTCAGAGAAGGCGTGGAAGCAATGCTATCCTCGTTAGATCCTTACACAAACTACATAAGCGCCTCAGAAGTAGAAGATTATAGATTTTTGAGCACCGGCCAATATGGCGGAATAGGAGCTACTATCGTAGAAAAAAATGGCTCTTATTTCATAACAGAAATCTATCAAGGAACACCAGCCCAAACCGGCGGCATAAATATAGGTGATGAAATTGTAAAAATAGATAACGAAGAATTGGCAAAAACAAAGTTAAAGTACGAACAAGTCAGAGACCTTTTACGCGGCCAACCTAAAACTAAAATCAATGTAACCGTTAAACGCTACAAAACTCCCCAACCGCTTAGCCTTACCCTAACAAGAGAAGAAATTAAAGTAAAAAATGTTCCGTTTTCAACTGTTTTTTCAGACAAAATCGGCTACCTACATCTCAATAGTTTCACCAATGACGCTTCGGCAGAGGTAAGATCAGCTATTGAAAGTTTTAAAAATAAAAATCCTGATTTAAAGGGAATTATCTTAGATTTACGCGGAAACCCCGGCGGACTGCTAAATGAAGCTATTCAAATAGCCAACTTGTTTATTCCACGTAACGAAAAAGTAGTAGAAACCAAAGGACGAATGGAGGGTTCTAATGTGATATACACCGCCAAAGACCACCCGTTAGATATTAATATTCCCTTAGCTGTACTTATTAACGGCCAAAGTGCCAGTGCTTCGGAGATAGTTTCCGGCGTAATGCAAGACTTGGATAGGGGCATTATCGTAGGGCAACGCTCCTATGGAAAAGGGTTGGTACAAAAAACAGTTCCATTAAGCTATAACTCTCAGTTAAAATTAACTACGGCTAAGTATTACACCCCAAGCGGTAGGTGTATCCAAGCACTTGATTATCAGCATCGTAACGCAGCAGGGGAAGCCGTTAAAATACCAGATAGCTTAATTCACGAATTTAAAACCAAAAATGGACGCATTGTAAAAGACGGCGCAGGAATCCTACCGGATATACAAACCCCCTTAGTAGAATACCACCCAATTACAAAAGAATTGGTAGAGCAAGGAATTGTATTTGAATTTGCTACCCAATTCTATTATAGCAATCCATCTATACTACCAGCCAAAGACTTTTCAATAACCCAAGAAGTATATCAGCAGTTTTCGCAATTCGCTCATAAAAAAGGATTTAAATACAAAACTAAAAGCGAAGAGGACTTAATTAACCTACGAGAATCTGTCAAAAAAGAATCTTACCATGAAAGTGTAAAACAACAGTTAGCTGTTTTGGAAGAACAAATACAGAAAGAAAAAGAAAACGATTTTACCGACTTTCAAAGTGAAATCAAAAATATCTTAGCACAAGAGATAACGCTGCGTTATTACTTACAGGCCGGGCGTACCGAAAATACCTTAGCACAAGATACAGAAGTACAAGAAGCCAGAAAGACACTCTTGAACCAAGAACGTTATGATAAAATACTTCAAAAAAGTAAATAA
- a CDS encoding TIGR00730 family Rossman fold protein, with the protein MGTAHNLKDWKEKRMVDTWQIFKIIAEFVEGFERMSKTGPCVSIFGSARAKAGQPYYELGVEISRKLGEHGYGVITGGGPGIMEAGNKGAFESGATSVGLNIKLPFEQHHNPYIDSAHNINFDYFFVRKVMFVKYAQGFVVLPGGFGTLDEMFEALTLIQTHKIRKFPIIVVGRKYWSGLFEWIETTLISEGYISPTDRELITLVDTAEEVCEFIDNFYNKNILQPNF; encoded by the coding sequence ATGGGCACAGCGCATAATCTTAAAGATTGGAAAGAAAAGCGTATGGTAGATACGTGGCAGATATTCAAAATTATCGCTGAGTTTGTGGAGGGGTTTGAGCGGATGTCAAAGACGGGGCCTTGTGTGTCTATTTTTGGGTCTGCCCGTGCTAAAGCCGGCCAGCCTTACTATGAGTTAGGAGTCGAAATATCCAGAAAGTTAGGGGAGCATGGCTATGGAGTAATTACCGGAGGAGGTCCCGGCATCATGGAAGCCGGTAATAAAGGTGCTTTTGAATCCGGTGCTACTTCGGTTGGCCTAAATATCAAACTCCCTTTTGAGCAGCACCATAACCCATACATAGACTCGGCGCATAACATTAATTTTGACTACTTTTTTGTCCGAAAAGTCATGTTTGTGAAATATGCACAAGGTTTTGTGGTTTTACCCGGAGGCTTTGGAACTTTAGACGAAATGTTTGAAGCCCTAACGCTTATTCAAACCCATAAAATCAGAAAGTTCCCAATCATTGTAGTCGGCAGAAAATACTGGAGTGGTCTTTTTGAATGGATTGAAACTACTTTAATATCAGAAGGTTACATATCTCCCACAGATAGAGAACTTATCACCCTTGTGGATACTGCCGAAGAAGTATGCGAGTTTATTGATAATTTTTATAATAAAAATATTCTTCAACCTAATTTTTAA
- a CDS encoding lytic transglycosylase domain-containing protein, with the protein MKRSGWHIGFGVGLLLAVIAGWMLSFKDSLKVVKTKDLRQNSVLVAPPIPAKVTFAGEKVPLQDFEVRERFDRELLNVVYNYAQTIFILKRANRWKDDVLKTLREENIPEDFFYLMAAESHFGNGTSVKGARGFWQFMPATAKHYQLEVSDFVDERCHVTLATKAACRYLKDAYQRFGNWTLVAASYNMGVGGVKSVLDQQQQGNYYDLLLNQETSRYLFRILALKLILSDSENYGYKIYEGDLYPKLPTKSILITETIPDLSKFAKYYGTSLKTIKYLNPWILKDVLPIGVGKSYALLLPGEGYPKSALDEDAYPPIPTPDSDSEAE; encoded by the coding sequence ATGAAGCGGTCGGGCTGGCATATTGGATTTGGTGTGGGGCTTTTATTAGCGGTTATTGCAGGATGGATGCTTTCTTTCAAAGATAGTTTAAAGGTTGTTAAGACCAAAGATCTGCGTCAAAATTCGGTATTAGTAGCCCCTCCTATTCCGGCAAAAGTAACTTTTGCCGGTGAAAAAGTACCTCTTCAAGATTTTGAAGTAAGAGAACGTTTTGATAGAGAGCTACTTAACGTGGTTTACAATTATGCACAAACAATATTCATTTTAAAGCGTGCTAACCGCTGGAAAGATGATGTTTTAAAGACACTTCGGGAAGAAAACATCCCTGAAGACTTTTTTTATTTAATGGCAGCAGAGAGTCATTTTGGAAACGGTACGTCTGTTAAAGGGGCAAGAGGGTTTTGGCAGTTTATGCCGGCTACTGCAAAGCACTATCAATTAGAGGTTTCTGATTTTGTTGATGAACGATGTCATGTAACGTTGGCCACTAAAGCTGCCTGCCGTTACCTAAAAGATGCTTACCAGCGGTTCGGAAATTGGACTCTCGTTGCCGCTTCATACAATATGGGTGTTGGCGGCGTTAAAAGCGTTTTGGATCAACAACAGCAAGGTAACTATTATGATTTGCTCCTAAATCAGGAAACGTCCCGGTACTTATTCAGAATTTTAGCCTTAAAATTAATCCTTTCTGACTCAGAAAACTACGGCTATAAAATTTATGAAGGAGATTTATATCCAAAATTACCGACTAAATCCATTTTAATTACTGAAACGATTCCGGATTTATCAAAGTTTGCAAAATATTATGGAACAAGTCTTAAAACGATAAAATATCTAAATCCTTGGATTTTAAAAGATGTTTTGCCTATTGGTGTCGGGAAAAGTTATGCACTGCTACTACCTGGGGAAGGTTATCCTAAAAGTGCATTAGATGAAGATGCTTATCCGCCCATCCCAACTCCTGATTCAGATTCAGAAGCAGAGTAA
- a CDS encoding tetratricopeptide repeat protein has protein sequence MLKKILTIAGVLFYLTSCTRTPEFYIQKANIAMNSQDYYHAVKYYDRVKKDKLNIEAIQNQGYCYMKLYRWKDAITCLDKVILLQPTQKTAYNNRGLCRRNLKQHESALQDFTTALSLDTQFWAVYLNRGTLYKDLERYEKALADFNKLIQHDSTLYKAWNARGTVFLALKDYKSALTDFDFSIRINPQYAPAFHNKALLCKQQQAYSEAINFIQTAIQLEPNEPEHYNLRGLIKQNKQNYIAAHSDFDQAIRLNSQKAAFYNNRGLNWYYRTNYFAALSDFSIAQSIDPEMVSIYLNQGDCYTELLDYHTAKICFEKAIQLKPSMSIPYSKLGIVFFYLRKYSDSLRNLEKGISLEPFNYFGYKARALYYFGLEDNLSGCKDAQQAYELSENRDTDLKDWLIKYCAKN, from the coding sequence ATGTTAAAAAAAATATTGACAATAGCAGGAGTTCTTTTTTATCTGACTTCATGTACTCGCACACCTGAATTTTATATCCAAAAAGCAAATATAGCGATGAACTCCCAAGATTATTATCATGCCGTAAAGTATTATGATAGAGTAAAAAAAGACAAACTAAATATTGAAGCTATTCAAAATCAAGGATATTGCTATATGAAACTGTATAGGTGGAAAGATGCGATAACTTGCTTAGATAAGGTTATTTTGCTGCAACCCACGCAAAAAACAGCCTATAACAATAGAGGTCTTTGCAGAAGAAATTTAAAGCAACATGAATCGGCGTTGCAGGATTTTACAACTGCATTGAGTTTAGACACTCAATTTTGGGCTGTTTATCTGAATAGGGGAACTCTGTATAAAGACTTAGAACGTTATGAAAAAGCCTTGGCAGATTTTAACAAACTTATCCAACACGATTCTACTTTGTATAAAGCATGGAATGCACGCGGAACAGTATTTTTGGCTCTGAAAGACTACAAATCTGCACTGACGGACTTTGATTTTAGCATTCGCATAAACCCTCAATATGCACCTGCATTTCATAACAAAGCGTTACTTTGTAAACAACAACAGGCTTATTCAGAGGCAATTAATTTTATCCAAACCGCAATTCAATTAGAGCCGAATGAGCCGGAACACTATAACTTACGGGGCTTAATTAAACAAAATAAACAAAACTATATCGCTGCCCACTCAGATTTCGACCAAGCTATTCGGCTAAACTCCCAAAAGGCAGCTTTTTACAATAATCGAGGCTTGAACTGGTACTATCGAACAAATTATTTTGCAGCACTTTCAGATTTTTCAATAGCACAATCTATTGACCCTGAAATGGTTAGTATCTATCTGAATCAAGGAGATTGCTATACAGAATTATTGGATTATCACACAGCAAAAATTTGTTTTGAAAAAGCAATTCAACTAAAACCCTCAATGTCAATTCCTTATAGTAAATTAGGAATCGTATTCTTTTACCTAAGAAAATACTCGGATTCATTGCGAAATTTAGAAAAAGGGATTAGCCTTGAACCATTTAATTACTTTGGATACAAAGCTCGCGCACTATACTATTTCGGGCTGGAAGATAATCTTTCCGGCTGTAAAGATGCCCAACAAGCATACGAACTCAGTGAAAATAGAGACACTGACTTAAAAGATTGGCTAATTAAATATTGTGCTAAAAATTAG